One Clostridium estertheticum DNA segment encodes these proteins:
- a CDS encoding adenylyltransferase/cytidyltransferase family protein translates to MKKYKIGFIAGVFDLFHIGHLNILKKAKEQCEYLIVGVNTDEVVQGYKHKIPIIPLEERMAIVKAIIYVDQVIPLTSRDKLKAWKTLKFDVIFAGDDWKNSNLYNNAEMEFKEVNVDVVFFSYTKGTSSTILGDILTKMLTSQQLEKMNQTQ, encoded by the coding sequence ATGAAAAAGTATAAAATAGGCTTTATAGCGGGCGTCTTTGATTTGTTTCATATAGGACATTTGAATATACTAAAAAAGGCTAAGGAACAATGTGAGTATTTGATAGTTGGGGTAAACACAGATGAGGTTGTACAAGGTTATAAGCATAAAATACCGATTATACCTTTGGAGGAGCGAATGGCCATTGTTAAAGCTATTATATATGTTGATCAAGTAATACCACTAACTTCAAGGGATAAATTAAAAGCTTGGAAGACGTTGAAGTTTGATGTAATATTTGCAGGAGATGATTGGAAAAACTCAAATCTATATAATAATGCTGAAATGGAATTTAAAGAGGTTAATGTGGATGTGGTGTTTTTCTCATATACTAAGGGAACTTCCTCAACTATATTGGGAGATATTTTAACAAAAATGTTGACATCCCAACAATTGGAAAAAATGAATCAAACACAATAG
- a CDS encoding lipopolysaccharide biosynthesis protein, with translation MSNSRTENVVRNMLFSTTLQFVSILFDFLARTVFIQILGKSYLGVNGLFTNILTILSFAELGIGDAIIFSMYKPIVNNDTEKIKSLMQLYKKAYRSIGIIIAIVGVFVIPFLSYMIKGESQVKEDLRIVYCLFLANTVISYFFSYKKSIITAYQKNYIVIVYERFFHFIQVIGQIVFLYSTHNYIGFLIIMILCTFLNNYLVSRKSNKLYSYLLDKDAKVLEHYENKTIFTNVKALFVYKFGSIILNGTDNIIISIIIGIDAVGVASNYILIIEAIQTIIYQIMGAFTASLGNLNASAEKEKQEAVFNKFLFLAEWIYGFCSIALLLFLNEFIKLWIGKEYLVSQLVIFSLALHFFVNGVQFVPFTYRTTMGLFVQAKIAPIIATVINIVLSILLGYKFGLFGVFIATSIARFCAMGIIDPYFIYKEKFKKSSKEYFLKYFGYLLITSLNYWFTYLALSFIPLSGWVGIIVKAIVCFVVSNMFYYLVFCRTVIFKDIKRSILLTVDGMLAPKGYL, from the coding sequence ATGAGCAATTCAAGAACAGAGAATGTTGTTCGTAACATGCTATTTAGTACAACGCTCCAATTTGTAAGCATATTATTTGATTTTTTAGCGAGAACAGTTTTTATTCAAATATTAGGCAAAAGTTATTTAGGTGTAAATGGTCTATTTACTAACATATTAACAATACTTTCTTTTGCAGAATTGGGAATAGGTGATGCTATAATTTTCAGTATGTATAAACCAATAGTTAATAATGATACTGAGAAGATAAAATCATTGATGCAATTATATAAAAAGGCATATAGAAGTATTGGTATAATTATAGCTATTGTTGGTGTTTTTGTTATTCCATTTTTGAGTTATATGATTAAGGGTGAATCACAAGTTAAAGAAGATTTGAGAATAGTATATTGCTTATTTTTGGCTAATACTGTAATATCATACTTTTTTTCATATAAAAAATCCATTATAACTGCATACCAAAAAAACTATATAGTTATTGTATATGAAAGATTTTTTCATTTCATCCAGGTAATAGGACAAATTGTATTCCTATATTCAACTCATAATTATATTGGATTTTTGATAATAATGATTTTATGTACGTTTTTAAACAACTATTTAGTGTCGAGAAAATCAAATAAATTATATTCGTATTTATTAGATAAGGATGCAAAAGTATTAGAACATTATGAAAATAAAACGATTTTTACTAATGTGAAGGCACTATTTGTATACAAATTTGGTTCTATAATACTTAATGGAACTGACAATATAATAATTTCTATTATAATAGGTATTGACGCAGTTGGAGTGGCATCTAATTATATTCTTATTATTGAAGCAATTCAAACAATTATATATCAAATTATGGGTGCATTCACCGCCAGTTTAGGAAACTTAAACGCAAGTGCAGAAAAAGAAAAGCAAGAAGCTGTTTTCAATAAATTCTTGTTTTTAGCCGAATGGATTTATGGCTTTTGTTCAATTGCATTGTTATTGTTTTTAAATGAGTTTATTAAATTATGGATTGGCAAAGAATATTTAGTATCTCAATTGGTAATTTTTTCTTTGGCATTACATTTTTTTGTGAATGGGGTACAATTTGTACCATTTACATACCGAACAACAATGGGGTTATTTGTTCAAGCTAAAATTGCTCCCATAATTGCGACTGTAATTAATATCGTTTTGTCGATATTATTAGGCTACAAATTTGGATTGTTTGGTGTATTTATAGCAACATCAATAGCTAGATTTTGCGCTATGGGTATCATCGATCCATACTTTATTTATAAGGAAAAGTTTAAAAAATCTTCTAAAGAATATTTCCTGAAATACTTCGGGTATCTATTGATTACATCTTTGAATTATTGGTTTACTTATTTAGCGTTGAGTTTCATTCCGTTAAGTGGCTGGGTAGGAATAATAGTTAAAGCGATTGTGTGTTTTGTAGTATCAAACATGTTCTATTATTTAGTGTTTTGCAGAACTGTAATATTTAAAGATATCAAGCGGAGTATTTTACTTACAGTAGATGGAATGCTCGCCCCAAAAGGATATCTATAA
- a CDS encoding phosphorylcholine transferase LicD, producing MVNIIQKLTLKELQELQLNAFMEVDSFCRKNNIIYYLIGGTLLGAIRHGGFIPWDDDMDIAMMRDEYDKFVQIYKTKLENGLFLQNYHTDIDFSPALSRVCIKGTYVKINSTEHLKFNKNTYIDIFPLDNVPDDDELALKHEKQLKRIDKLISLKLYAVYRNGLLNYKKHIKIIISFFLKVIPLRCLQNKREEIMTKYSNCETNRVCSTVSKYGYKKQIIDRRVYGSPILVKFEGEEFFAPKQYTDYLTQIYGDYMDLPPEEKRVKPVDVYKL from the coding sequence GTGGTGAACATTATACAAAAACTTACTTTAAAAGAACTTCAAGAATTACAATTGAATGCATTTATGGAGGTTGATAGTTTTTGCCGTAAAAATAACATTATATATTATTTGATAGGAGGAACCTTGCTTGGTGCAATTCGTCATGGTGGGTTTATTCCATGGGATGATGACATGGATATTGCGATGATGAGAGATGAATATGATAAGTTTGTTCAAATTTATAAAACAAAATTAGAAAATGGATTATTTTTGCAGAACTACCATACTGATATCGATTTCTCACCTGCATTATCAAGGGTATGTATTAAAGGCACATATGTAAAAATCAATTCAACAGAACATTTGAAGTTTAATAAAAATACTTATATTGATATTTTCCCTCTAGATAATGTTCCTGACGATGATGAACTCGCTTTGAAACACGAAAAACAATTAAAAAGGATTGATAAATTGATAAGTTTAAAACTATATGCTGTTTATCGAAACGGTCTTTTGAATTATAAAAAGCATATTAAGATAATAATAAGCTTTTTCTTGAAAGTAATACCTCTTAGATGCTTACAGAACAAACGTGAGGAGATTATGACAAAATATTCAAACTGTGAAACAAATCGAGTTTGTAGTACTGTAAGTAAATATGGATATAAAAAGCAAATAATAGACAGGCGAGTCTACGGAAGCCCCATTTTAGTAAAATTTGAGGGTGAAGAGTTTTTTGCACCTAAACAATATACAGATTACTTAACGCAGATTTACGGTGATTATATGGATCTTCCTCCGGAAGAAAAGCGTGTTAAGCCAGTAGATGTTTATAAGCTATAG
- a CDS encoding sensor histidine kinase — protein sequence MINKGLDKKFTIKTLNGELKIIYLYRYFSLVLTSLFYLASDFQVALEHKLIVVVCLSISAIILNHLYVNNQNMKNVIKMLIIIEIIGNIMILIPTGGLKSPYIWYSLNTVLISIYFLNIYYCTANILSYLIFSTAISFAIFNKEEKSIFEMVINNSNLILSLILITVLAQLLSTLTKKLNKESKKLNLLNDGLIVSNERTKESIEHIMSLYQAMHSFINQSDKSKLIKIITYYTKEITKSNLTFFCTLSNKEELEVDVNGELTESYKDDLLKEIKKQWGNLSNTNKAINFYINNFKFAAVIVKYSHKQYGVLGIEINDNEDRVIYKDNIDQLRFLSELSAMVFEKLHLEEINNHLLIAEEQNRIANEIHDSVSQRLFSISCATHTLKGKLNLITEEKLEIQLNIINDSLNKAMKELRETIYGLSSRKGGGNTFQQDITNYINDISKLNNAIISFNISGNQDLMNCDLKKALYRIICEGTGNALHHGKCDEVEITLNIKDQYTELMIIDNGIGFDLKNKIDNKEIGLGIKNMLNLVKYLNGEINIDSKFKIGTSIKVMLPNFILINKEQGEVV from the coding sequence TTGATTAATAAGGGCTTAGATAAAAAATTTACAATAAAAACTTTAAATGGTGAGTTGAAGATTATTTATTTATATAGGTATTTTTCTCTGGTTTTAACTTCCTTATTTTATTTAGCTAGTGATTTTCAAGTAGCATTAGAACATAAGTTAATAGTAGTGGTATGTTTATCAATTTCAGCAATTATTTTAAACCATCTTTATGTAAACAATCAAAACATGAAAAATGTGATTAAAATGTTGATTATTATTGAAATTATAGGGAATATAATGATTTTGATACCTACGGGTGGATTAAAGAGCCCATATATTTGGTATTCTTTAAATACTGTTTTAATAAGTATATATTTTTTAAATATATACTATTGCACGGCTAACATATTAAGTTATTTAATATTCTCTACAGCCATATCATTTGCAATATTTAACAAGGAAGAAAAAAGTATTTTTGAGATGGTTATTAATAATTCAAATCTTATACTCAGTTTAATTTTAATAACTGTGCTAGCACAGTTATTGTCAACATTAACAAAAAAATTAAACAAGGAAAGTAAAAAATTGAATCTTCTTAATGATGGCTTAATAGTCTCAAATGAAAGAACAAAAGAATCAATTGAACATATTATGTCATTGTATCAAGCGATGCACTCTTTTATAAACCAAAGTGATAAAAGCAAATTGATAAAAATAATTACCTATTATACTAAGGAAATTACGAAGTCTAACTTAACATTTTTCTGCACACTATCTAATAAAGAAGAATTAGAAGTAGATGTTAACGGCGAATTAACTGAAAGCTATAAAGACGATTTACTAAAAGAAATAAAGAAACAATGGGGTAATTTAAGTAATACTAATAAAGCAATTAACTTTTATATAAACAATTTTAAATTTGCTGCAGTTATTGTCAAGTATTCGCATAAGCAATATGGGGTGCTAGGGATTGAAATAAATGATAACGAAGACAGAGTGATTTATAAAGATAATATAGACCAATTAAGGTTTTTGTCTGAATTAAGTGCTATGGTTTTTGAAAAATTACATTTAGAAGAAATAAATAACCACCTATTAATAGCTGAAGAGCAAAATCGTATTGCAAATGAAATTCATGATAGTGTTTCTCAAAGGCTATTTAGTATTTCTTGTGCAACTCATACGTTGAAGGGAAAATTAAATCTTATTACTGAAGAAAAATTGGAAATTCAACTAAACATAATAAATGATTCCCTAAATAAGGCAATGAAGGAACTGAGAGAAACTATATATGGGCTAAGCTCAAGAAAAGGTGGAGGTAATACATTTCAACAGGATATTACAAATTATATAAATGATATATCAAAACTAAATAATGCTATTATATCTTTTAATATAAGTGGAAATCAAGATTTAATGAACTGTGATTTAAAAAAGGCATTATATAGAATTATATGTGAAGGAACTGGTAATGCACTTCACCATGGAAAATGTGATGAAGTAGAAATAACTCTCAATATAAAGGATCAGTATACAGAGCTAATGATAATAGATAATGGGATAGGGTTTGACTTGAAAAATAAAATAGATAATAAAGAAATTGGGCTAGGAATTAAAAATATGCTAAATTTAGTTAAATATCTTAATGGGGAAATAAATATTGATAGTAAATTTAAAATAGGCACATCTATCAAGGTAATGCTACCAAACTTTATATTAATAAATAAAGAACAGGGGGAAGTTGTGTGA
- a CDS encoding LuxR C-terminal-related transcriptional regulator, protein MKLVIVDDHPLVRKGIISILTNEKSIDEIKEASNIEEAMLILIKEEIEIAIVDLRLGSEDGLEIVLRGKKMNLKTKFVVLTSFIPQEDFKRAEKMDVDGYILKEAFAEDILYAIRLISRGKKYYDPEILKQKDVLNNSLIYQLTDRENDVLKEVGKGLSNGEIACALFISEHTVKKHVSNILYKLNLNHRSQVVFMVNTKVAM, encoded by the coding sequence GTGAAATTAGTTATTGTTGATGACCATCCATTGGTAAGAAAGGGTATTATATCTATATTAACTAATGAAAAAAGTATTGATGAAATAAAAGAGGCTTCAAATATTGAAGAAGCAATGCTCATCCTAATAAAGGAGGAGATAGAAATAGCAATAGTTGACCTAAGACTAGGCTCAGAGGATGGGCTAGAAATTGTGTTAAGGGGTAAAAAAATGAATCTAAAAACAAAATTTGTAGTATTAACTTCATTTATTCCGCAGGAGGATTTTAAGAGGGCAGAGAAGATGGACGTAGATGGTTACATACTAAAAGAAGCTTTTGCTGAAGATATTTTATATGCCATTAGGTTAATCAGTAGAGGAAAAAAATATTATGATCCTGAAATTTTAAAACAGAAAGATGTATTAAATAATAGTTTAATTTATCAATTAACAGACAGAGAAAATGATGTACTAAAGGAAGTTGGAAAAGGTTTAAGCAATGGGGAAATAGCATGTGCCCTATTTATATCAGAGCATACTGTTAAAAAACATGTTAGTAATATTTTGTATAAGTTGAATCTAAACCACCGTTCACAGGTAGTATTTATGGTTAATACTAAAGTAGCGATGTAA
- a CDS encoding polysaccharide biosynthesis tyrosine autokinase, which translates to MIKENNVELKELFNIIRKKIILILLITISSMLATGILSFYVLKPVYQAKCTVIVGKDSTDKITEGEVLMYQNLIKTYVQIGKSRAVAENAVVRLNLGTLSKEFMLNVEITPKEGTQIIDIAYKGKTPEIASEVANALSQAFVEESQKLLPSGSVKIMDKAITPESPIAPNKTLNISLGFMLGLIGSLGLVFLTEYLNNTIKNEDDVERYLQLPLIGLIPRQNKMVNLIVEKDPKSPVTEAFKTMRTNLLFSMENRDVKTLMVCSSVPKEGKTSVSTNIAFAIAQTGKRILLIDCDLRKPCLHRHFNVTNNEAGLVDIVLQGGEVEEILISIGDKFDLLTAGKANYNPSELLSSQKMKHFIKDMEKVYDYVVLDTPPIIAFTDALTLATEKIGVILVISSEESKIEICKKSKQLLSDINATIIGAVLNKVDKRSFRGYGYEYYSYEKEKISKPKSKGRRKKRNNDDNPNQVNIY; encoded by the coding sequence ATGATAAAAGAAAATAACGTAGAACTTAAAGAGCTTTTTAATATAATCAGAAAAAAGATTATTCTTATATTATTAATAACAATTAGTTCAATGCTTGCTACTGGTATTTTAAGTTTTTATGTACTAAAACCTGTATATCAGGCTAAATGTACTGTCATTGTTGGAAAGGATAGTACAGATAAGATTACTGAAGGTGAAGTATTGATGTATCAGAATTTAATAAAAACCTATGTTCAAATTGGAAAATCAAGGGCAGTAGCTGAAAATGCCGTTGTAAGATTAAATTTAGGTACACTTTCTAAAGAATTTATGCTAAATGTAGAGATTACACCTAAAGAGGGTACCCAAATAATAGATATAGCTTATAAAGGCAAAACTCCAGAAATAGCCTCAGAAGTAGCTAATGCTTTATCACAGGCTTTTGTTGAAGAATCTCAAAAACTTTTACCATCAGGAAGTGTAAAAATAATGGACAAGGCTATAACTCCTGAATCACCTATAGCACCTAATAAGACATTGAATATTTCTTTGGGTTTTATGCTAGGATTAATTGGATCACTTGGTCTAGTTTTCTTGACTGAATATCTAAATAACACAATTAAGAACGAGGATGACGTAGAACGATATTTACAATTACCTTTAATAGGATTAATTCCAAGACAAAATAAAATGGTGAACCTTATTGTAGAAAAAGATCCTAAATCTCCAGTTACAGAAGCATTTAAAACCATGAGAACTAATTTATTATTTTCTATGGAAAACAGAGATGTAAAGACCTTAATGGTTTGTAGCTCAGTTCCTAAAGAGGGTAAGACTTCAGTTTCCACAAATATTGCTTTTGCCATAGCACAGACGGGAAAAAGGATTTTACTTATTGACTGTGATCTCAGGAAACCTTGCTTACATAGACACTTTAATGTTACTAACAATGAAGCAGGTTTAGTGGATATAGTTTTGCAGGGGGGGGAAGTGGAGGAAATTTTAATAAGTATTGGCGATAAATTTGATTTATTAACTGCTGGAAAAGCTAATTATAATCCATCTGAGTTACTATCATCTCAAAAAATGAAGCACTTTATTAAGGATATGGAAAAAGTGTATGATTATGTAGTACTGGATACTCCGCCAATAATTGCATTTACAGATGCGCTTACCTTAGCTACTGAGAAAATTGGAGTAATATTAGTAATAAGTTCTGAGGAATCAAAAATAGAAATTTGTAAAAAATCAAAACAATTATTATCAGACATCAATGCTACAATAATTGGAGCCGTGTTAAATAAAGTAGATAAGAGGTCATTTAGAGGCTATGGATATGAATATTATTCTTATGAAAAAGAAAAGATTAGCAAACCCAAAAGTAAGGGCAGAAGAAAAAAACGGAATAATGATGATAATCCTAATCAAGTAAATATTTATTAG
- a CDS encoding LCP family protein has protein sequence MESKKPKKLKPWIKLILGVFIIILIAVSVTFSYTFYKLSQINTTKIIQTDEELGIKPQVLLKKEATSINEVSLKEEIPIKEEVSIEIINIAFFGVDRRAADEASRSDAIMILSIDVGHKKIKISSIMRDTYVEIVNHGDTKINHAYAYGGPQLAIRTLNENFNLDIKAYVTVDFFNLEKIIDAMGGVTIDVRPDEVSLINGNMTEVANIEKKSIAQVSKPGPQTLNGLQAVAYSRIRYTAGGDFVRTERQRTVLSAMLTRIQSLGITEFPSVVSKLLPYTETSLKSMDIIKLGTKVLTSKITTIDQERFPLDGYCKGEMMDSIWYLVADMKATVDQLHKYIYEDIKPVPKDPLF, from the coding sequence ATGGAAAGTAAAAAGCCGAAGAAATTAAAACCATGGATAAAGCTCATTTTAGGTGTATTTATTATTATATTAATAGCAGTTAGCGTAACATTTAGTTACACCTTCTATAAACTTAGCCAAATAAATACTACTAAAATAATACAAACCGATGAGGAGCTAGGTATTAAGCCCCAAGTACTTTTAAAAAAGGAAGCCACCTCAATAAATGAAGTATCTTTAAAAGAAGAAATTCCTATAAAAGAAGAAGTGAGCATTGAAATAATAAATATTGCCTTCTTCGGTGTAGATAGAAGAGCTGCCGATGAAGCAAGTCGTTCAGATGCAATAATGATACTCTCTATAGACGTAGGGCACAAGAAAATAAAAATATCCTCCATTATGAGAGATACCTATGTAGAAATAGTGAATCATGGAGACACAAAGATTAATCATGCTTATGCTTACGGGGGACCACAACTTGCTATTAGAACTCTTAATGAGAATTTCAATTTAGACATTAAAGCTTATGTCACTGTTGATTTTTTTAATTTAGAAAAGATAATAGATGCAATGGGCGGGGTAACTATAGATGTTAGACCAGATGAAGTTAGTTTAATAAATGGAAATATGACTGAGGTTGCTAATATTGAGAAAAAATCAATTGCACAGGTTTCAAAACCTGGACCACAGACTTTAAACGGACTTCAAGCTGTGGCGTATTCACGAATACGTTATACTGCCGGTGGTGATTTTGTAAGAACTGAAAGGCAAAGGACGGTTTTATCCGCAATGCTTACAAGAATTCAGTCCTTAGGGATAACAGAATTCCCATCTGTTGTTTCTAAGCTTCTACCTTACACTGAAACAAGTCTGAAGAGTATGGACATAATAAAACTTGGTACAAAAGTCCTTACGTCTAAAATAACCACCATAGATCAAGAGAGATTTCCATTAGATGGCTATTGCAAAGGTGAAATGATGGATAGTATATGGTATTTGGTTGCGGATATGAAGGCTACTGTAGACCAGCTTCATAAATATATATACGAAGACATAAAGCCTGTGCCTAAGGACCCACTCTTTTAG
- a CDS encoding signal peptidase I: MKSCKTKVIRTSESRCLLLLCVMLSVYLLENLPFIKINSSTYFAYIIKPLIWGGVIFIVWLFPRVRAKGRIRFQNDLKWWVGYLAVFYILFTFLGGLIEHFGKSPYDFSPLGIVKNVIVLGSALIARELIRAYLVNNLANKHPILTMGIIAILMTLLNLSLNRIGSLKESIEILQYIGEIFLPELLKNILVTYLVFIGGPTLSIIYLGILNGVVWICPILPDLRWITTALIGILCPVFSLMIIQYIYLGQSKSPKIKNVEKENPLGWILTSVISIAMVWFVVGVFPIQPSVIVTGSMKPMIQPGDMVLVKKMDGNEVKMGDVIQFKRDSIYIFHRIIEIKEEEKQLKYKTKGDNNSGPDSDLVPTGDVKGKVIYVIPKIGWPTLIFKSKNSVPKEKVEF, encoded by the coding sequence ATGAAAAGTTGTAAAACTAAAGTAATAAGGACATCAGAATCTAGGTGTCTTTTACTGCTTTGCGTAATGTTAAGTGTTTATTTGTTAGAAAACCTGCCTTTTATTAAGATTAATAGCAGTACTTATTTTGCTTATATAATTAAGCCATTAATATGGGGTGGAGTGATATTTATAGTTTGGCTTTTTCCACGAGTTAGAGCAAAGGGGAGAATAAGGTTTCAAAATGATTTAAAGTGGTGGGTAGGCTATTTAGCCGTTTTTTATATATTATTCACCTTTTTAGGTGGATTAATAGAACATTTTGGTAAGAGTCCTTACGATTTCTCACCCCTGGGAATAGTGAAAAATGTAATAGTATTAGGCTCAGCTTTAATTGCAAGGGAATTAATAAGGGCATATTTAGTTAATAACCTAGCGAATAAACATCCTATTTTAACCATGGGAATAATAGCTATATTAATGACACTTTTAAATTTATCATTAAATAGAATAGGTAGTTTGAAAGAAAGTATAGAAATTCTTCAATATATTGGAGAAATATTTCTTCCGGAATTGTTAAAAAACATATTAGTAACATATTTAGTTTTTATTGGAGGTCCAACCCTTTCAATTATTTATCTAGGAATATTAAATGGAGTGGTTTGGATTTGCCCTATTTTGCCAGATCTAAGATGGATTACAACAGCTTTAATTGGAATTTTATGTCCAGTATTTAGTTTAATGATTATTCAATATATATATTTAGGGCAGTCAAAGTCTCCCAAAATTAAAAATGTAGAAAAGGAAAACCCATTAGGATGGATTTTAACAAGTGTTATCTCCATAGCTATGGTTTGGTTTGTAGTTGGAGTTTTCCCAATACAACCATCGGTTATAGTAACGGGGAGCATGAAGCCAATGATACAACCAGGAGATATGGTGCTAGTGAAAAAAATGGATGGTAACGAAGTGAAAATGGGAGATGTTATCCAGTTTAAAAGAGATAGTATTTATATTTTTCATAGAATTATAGAGATAAAAGAAGAGGAAAAACAATTGAAATATAAAACTAAAGGAGATAATAATTCAGGTCCGGATTCAGATTTGGTTCCAACGGGAGATGTAAAGGGAAAAGTTATTTATGTAATACCTAAAATAGGGTGGCCTACATTAATATTTAAAAGTAAAAATAGTGTACCAAAGGAAAAGGTGGAATTCTAA
- a CDS encoding DUF5305 family protein, producing the protein MRSKNKRKKRLYAMNTYLRLSIIILTVIILIGMSVFLYRIVSSHKFTEEKVSLYSYKNTGNINYEVLLLPNEIYAKNSLGEGNTYITDYIDYINASFKYEFSGERPADIKGDYEIIAVIEGMMGSEKEKKTVWKKEKILQAKTEFNVNDKIFSVQKDVPIKIKEYNDIVQKIIKTSSVNFNTKLTILLNVNLEAKTDKGVIKENLSPSMEIPLNTKFFEIKGNLATQKQAAIEEIKKTPVPINQKMVAITCTAIGICVSALVFMFLFTSGLIVNNPFNKKIKQIFKQHGSRMVAIESDVVFSCESIMKVVTMEDLVRISDDICKPILYRNSEDLKEINKFYVIDDSKIYIFKLEERLFKNTSVDKNGEIINDCLQG; encoded by the coding sequence ATGAGGTCTAAAAATAAAAGAAAAAAAAGACTATATGCTATGAATACATATCTAAGGTTAAGTATTATAATATTAACTGTTATTATACTAATTGGAATGTCAGTTTTTTTGTATAGAATAGTAAGTAGCCATAAATTTACTGAGGAGAAAGTCTCCTTATACTCTTATAAAAATACCGGAAATATCAATTATGAAGTTTTGTTACTTCCTAATGAAATATACGCAAAAAATAGCCTAGGGGAGGGTAATACATATATAACTGATTATATAGATTATATAAATGCATCCTTTAAATATGAGTTTAGTGGTGAAAGACCAGCTGATATAAAGGGTGATTATGAGATTATTGCAGTAATAGAAGGAATGATGGGAAGCGAAAAGGAAAAGAAAACTGTTTGGAAGAAGGAAAAGATACTTCAGGCAAAAACTGAATTCAATGTTAATGATAAAATATTTTCAGTGCAGAAAGATGTACCTATAAAGATTAAGGAGTATAACGATATTGTTCAAAAAATAATTAAAACATCAAGTGTTAATTTTAATACAAAATTGACTATTCTTTTAAATGTTAATTTAGAGGCGAAAACGGATAAAGGAGTAATTAAGGAGAATTTGTCTCCTTCAATGGAAATTCCTTTGAATACAAAATTTTTTGAAATTAAAGGTAATTTAGCCACCCAAAAACAAGCTGCAATTGAGGAGATAAAGAAAACACCAGTACCTATTAATCAAAAAATGGTGGCTATAACTTGTACTGCTATTGGGATTTGTGTGAGTGCTTTAGTTTTTATGTTTTTGTTTACATCAGGATTAATTGTAAACAATCCCTTTAACAAAAAAATAAAACAAATATTCAAACAGCATGGGAGCAGAATGGTTGCAATTGAAAGTGATGTGGTATTTTCATGTGAAAGTATAATGAAGGTAGTGACTATGGAAGATTTAGTACGAATTTCTGATGATATATGCAAGCCGATTTTATATAGAAATAGTGAAGATTTAAAAGAAATAAATAAATTTTACGTTATAGATGATAGCAAAATATATATATTTAAATTAGAAGAAAGATTATTTAAAAATACGTCAGTTGATAAAAATGGTGAAATTATAAATGATTGTTTACAGGGTTAA